The Apostichopus japonicus isolate 1M-3 chromosome 20, ASM3797524v1, whole genome shotgun sequence genome contains a region encoding:
- the LOC139961407 gene encoding glycoprotein 3-alpha-L-fucosyltransferase A-like: MVPERYDCQNGIVNFQRADINSFKFRRSKVVIFAGGLKDKSLWKRLLAKRTPRQIWVFTTDESPLTTMDYIPPKQYNIGRNIFNVTYTYHSKSDISVPYGRYQPYATFNDDEIDVDYHTLHHKFAMWMSSHCDTISWDRTKFVKDLAEYMPIDRFGKCGNMTDKCKRGSSECGWLQRDYMFILAFENSCCEEYISEKFWKVLSTGVSIPVVIGAKKEDYKRLGPPNSFIHVDDFKSMQELASYLQKVANNSVLYNSFFKWKKFGTVSQTGFRDRRIVYNKSACLLMDFLKNGVLEKKETFDLYGSSWLGGCKGCSSKAWIAKYGYTPGEHFTAN; the protein is encoded by the coding sequence ATGGTACCAGAAAGATACGACTGTCAGAATGGAATTGTTAATTTTCAGAGAGCAGATATCAATTCCTTTAAATTTAGGAGATCGAAAGTGGTTATATTCGCCGGTGGTTTAAAAGACAAAAGCTTGTGGAAGAGATTGCTAGCGAAGCGTACACCACGACAAATATGGGTTTTTACTACCGACGAAAGCCCATTAACAACAATGGACTACATTCCGCCCAAACAGTACAACATTGGAAGGAACATATTTAACGTTACATACACTTACCATTCCAAATCGGATATTTCAGTACCTTATGGCCGTTACCAACCCTATGCTACCTTTAACGATGACGAAATCGACGTGGATTATCATACGTTGCACCACAAGTTTGCCATGTGGATGTCCAGTCACTGTGATACTATTTCTTGGGATCGCACTAAGTTTGTGAAGGATCTGGCAGAATACATGCCCATTGACAGGTTCGGAAAATGTGGTAACATGACAGATAAATGTAAACGAGGCTCCTCAGAATGTGGATGGCTACAACGAGACTACATGTTTATTTTAGCCTTCGAAAATAGTTGCTGTGAAGAATATATTTCTGAAAAGTTTTGGAAAGTGCTTAGCACAGGTGTGAGTATCCCTGTGGTTATTGGGGCAAAGAAAGAGGACTACAAAAGGTTAGGACCGCCAAATTCTTTTATCCATGTGGATGACTTTAAATCGATGCAAGAACTTGCTTCCTACTTACAAAAAGTAGCAAATAACTCTGTTTTGTATAACTCCTTCTTTAAATGGAAAAAGTTTGGAACCGTCAGTCAAACAGGATTTCGTGATAGGAGAATTGTATATAACAAGTCGGCTTGTTTGTTGATGGATTTTCTAAAAAATGGCGTTctagagaagaaagaaacattcgACTTGTACGGGTCTTCTTGGCTTGGAGGTTGTAAAGGTTGCAGCAGTAAAGCATGGATAGCAAAGTATGGCTATACACCAGGAGAGCATTTTACCGCTAACTGA